A genomic region of Trifolium pratense cultivar HEN17-A07 linkage group LG3, ARS_RC_1.1, whole genome shotgun sequence contains the following coding sequences:
- the LOC123916902 gene encoding 3beta-hydroxysteroid-dehydrogenase/decarboxylase: MAVDDRFTDFNPKTCVVLGGRGILGKSLVLKLLKLGDCIVRVADSTHSLQLDPSESLLDEAISSSRASYFHLDLTDKHRIAKVLEGSSVVFYMDVDGSNNTDDFYHCYKLIVQGAKNVINACRECKVKRLIYNSSADVVFDCLRDGDKSSAYPWKVDNMLIDLKAQAEALVLNANDIDGVLTCSLRPSNVFGPGDTEFVPYIVKLARYGVTKFIVGTGDNLSDFTFYENVTHAHICAEEALNFQTISVAGKAFFITNLEPMKFWEFLSLLLEGLGYQRPFIKLPANLVQYILSILKWFYEKLGPGHFNYPLLVHYFRLALHTRTFNCSAAQKDIGYSPIVSLEEGVTLTIESFSHLAKDSFSSRCCGSVDRSKADKLLGSGKVADILLWRNEKASFAYFLGLVFLFYWFFLSGNTFISSAARLLLLVTLLLCGHGFLPSKLFGFPIQKVPASNFKISDMAAKDSVAIIVHIWNKGFQNIKELGQGGDWSTFFKVAVFLYLLKSIVAKLLTTLIGIGLAFAFMAFFVYEQYESEIDELADFLTTSLKEFMIYLMRNLPVSVSRLLHYGDNFSVPKDRDGGKI; this comes from the exons ATGGCGGTTGACGATCGCTTCACAGATTTCAACCCTAAAACGTGTGTGGTTTTAGGCGGAAGAGGAATCTTAGGAAAATCATTGGTCTTAAAGCTATTGAAACTCGGTGATTGCATCGTCCGAGTCGCTGATTCCACTCACTCACTACAACTTGACCCTTCCGAGTCTCTCCTCGATGAAGCTATCTCTTCTTCTCGCGCTTCGTACTTTCATCTCGACCTTACCGATAAACACCGCATCGCCAAAG TTCTTGAAGGTTCTTCCGTCGTTTTCTATATGGATGTTGATGGCTCTAATAATACCGATGATTTCTACCATTGTTATAAGCTAATTGTTCAAG GTGCGAAGAATGTGATTAATGCTTGCAGAGAATGTAAAGTGAAACGCCTCATATACAACAGTTCTGCAGATGTTGTATTTGATTGTTTGCGTGATGGAGATAAATCGTCGGCATATCCGTGGAAA GTTGATAACATGTTAATTGACCTTAAGGCTCAAGCAGAAGCTTTGGTCTTGAATGCTAATGACATTGATGGAGTTTTGACATGCTCACTTCGTCCTAGTAATGTATTTGGTCCTGGTGACACAGAATTTGTGCCATATATTGTAAAGCTAGCAAGATATGGTGTCACAAAG TTTATTGTAGGGACCGGTGATAATCTGTCAGACTTCACCTTTTATGAGAATGTTACTCATGCCCATATCTGTGCAGAAGAAGCCTTAAATTTCCAAACCATTTCTGTGGCTGGAAAG GCATTTTTCATCACAAATCTCGAGCCTATGAAGTTCTGGGAATTTCTGTCGCTTTTATTGGAAGGTCTTGGATATCAAAG GCCATTCATCAAACTTCCTGCCAATTTAGTGCAATACATTCTCTCAATTTTAAAGTGGTTTTATGAAAAGTTGGGGCCCGGACACTTCAATTATCCATTATTAGTTCATTATTTCCGGTTAGCTTTACACACCCGAACTTTCAACTGCTCTGCAGCTCAAAAAGATATTGGATACTCACCGATAGTCTCCCTTGAG GAAGGTGTCACATTAACCATAGAATCATTCTCTCATTTAGCTAAAGATTCATTTTCTTCAAGATGCTGCGGGTCTGTTGATCGGTCAAAAGCAGATAAGCTGCTTGGCAGTGGAAAAG TGGCTGACATTTTGTTGTGGAGAAACGAGAAGGCATCCTTCGCATATTTCCTTGGgctagtttttttgttttattggttTTTCCTTTCTGGAAACACTTTTATATCATCTGCTGCAAGGCTTTTGCTGCTTGTGACTTTACTTCTATGTGGACATGGTTTCCTGCCATCAAAGCT ATTTGGTTTCCCTATACAGAAGGTGCCTGCATCTAATTTTAAGATCTCTGATATGGCAGCAAAAGATTCAGTTGCAATTATAGTACATATATGGAACAAGGGGTTTCAAAATATAAAGGAACTGGGCCAAGGGGGCGATTGGTCTACGTTTTTCAAG GTTGCAGTTTTTCTTTACCTTCTGAAGTCGATCGTGGCCAAGTTGTTGACAACATTGATAGGCATAG GACTTGCCTTTGCGTTTATGGCATTCTTTGTTTATGAGCAATATGAATCAGAAATTGATGAACTAGCGGATTTTCTAACCACTAGTTTGAAGGAGTTCATGATATATTTGATGAGAAATTTACCTGTCTCTGTATCACGGCTTCTGCATTATGGCGACAACTTCAGCGTTCCCAAGGACCGGGATGGGGGAAAGATCTGA
- the LOC123913945 gene encoding probable hydroxyacylglutathione hydrolase 2, chloroplastic isoform X1, whose amino-acid sequence MSTEFILGRSGFCALPLPDARQICFRKGLLYGFSRVFSIPLKTLRGASRSLRVDQFCSVVNISSSLMIELVPCLRDNYAYLLYDVDTGTVGVVDPSEAAPVIDALTKKNLNLTYILNTHHHNDHTNGNAELKERYGAKVIGSDVDKERIPGIDIYLSDGDKWMFAGHEVHIMATPGVTRGHISFHFPGSGAIFTGDTLFSLSCGKIYEGTPEQMLSSLKKIMSLSDDTSIYCGHEYTLNNSKFALSIDPENKELQSYASHVAHLRNKGLPTVPTTLKLEKACNPFLRTWNTEIRQKLNVAATADDAEALGVIRQAEDKF is encoded by the exons atgagcaCTGAGTTCATCCTG GGAAGAAGTGGGTTTTGTGCGTTGCCGTTGCCAGATGCCAGACAAATTTGCTTTAGAAAAGGTCTTCTTTATGGATTTTCGCGAGTCTTTTCTATACCATTGAAAACACTTCGTGGAGCTAGTCGATCACTGAGGGTAGATCAATTTTGCAGTGTAGTCAATATTTCTTCCTCATTAATGATTGAATTG GTTCCATGCCTAAGGGACAATTACGCATACCTTTTATACGATGTAGATACAGGGACTGTGGGTGTTGTTGATCCTTCTGAAGCTGCGCCAGTTATAGATGCTTTAACCAAGAAAAATCTAAATTTGACATACATACTGAATACGCACCACCATAATGATCACACTAATGGAAATGCAGAGTTGAAAGAAAGGTATGGGGCAAAG GTAATTGGTTCTGATGTAGACAAGGAAAGAATTCCTGGTATTGATATTTATTTGAGTGATGGAGATAAGTGGATGTTTGCTGGTCATGAGGTGCATATAATGGCCACTCCTGGTGTCACCCGAG GCCATATAAGCTTCCACTTTCCTGGATCTGGTGCAATTTTTACAGGAGACACCTTGTTCAGTTTATCATGTGGCAAGATCTATGAAGGAACCCCAGAACAG ATGCTGTCTTCTCTTAAAAAGATCATGTCATTGTCAGATGATACCAGTATATATTGTGGTCATGAATATACATTG AATAATTCAAAGTTTGCATTGTCCATAGATCCTGAAAACAAGGAACTTCAATCTTATGCTTCACATGTAGCTCACCTTAGAAATAAAGGCTTGCCCACG GTTCCAACTACACTGAAGCTGGAAAAGGCTTGCAATCCATTCCTTCGCACCTGGAACACAGAAATCCGGCAAAAACTAAACGTTGCAGCCACTGCAGACGATGCAGAAGCCCTTGGTGTTATTCGACAAGCAGAGgataaattttag
- the LOC123913945 gene encoding probable hydroxyacylglutathione hydrolase 2, chloroplastic isoform X2, whose translation MSDIKGRSGFCALPLPDARQICFRKGLLYGFSRVFSIPLKTLRGASRSLRVDQFCSVVNISSSLMIELVPCLRDNYAYLLYDVDTGTVGVVDPSEAAPVIDALTKKNLNLTYILNTHHHNDHTNGNAELKERYGAKVIGSDVDKERIPGIDIYLSDGDKWMFAGHEVHIMATPGVTRGHISFHFPGSGAIFTGDTLFSLSCGKIYEGTPEQMLSSLKKIMSLSDDTSIYCGHEYTLNNSKFALSIDPENKELQSYASHVAHLRNKGLPTVPTTLKLEKACNPFLRTWNTEIRQKLNVAATADDAEALGVIRQAEDKF comes from the exons ATGAGCGATATTAag GGAAGAAGTGGGTTTTGTGCGTTGCCGTTGCCAGATGCCAGACAAATTTGCTTTAGAAAAGGTCTTCTTTATGGATTTTCGCGAGTCTTTTCTATACCATTGAAAACACTTCGTGGAGCTAGTCGATCACTGAGGGTAGATCAATTTTGCAGTGTAGTCAATATTTCTTCCTCATTAATGATTGAATTG GTTCCATGCCTAAGGGACAATTACGCATACCTTTTATACGATGTAGATACAGGGACTGTGGGTGTTGTTGATCCTTCTGAAGCTGCGCCAGTTATAGATGCTTTAACCAAGAAAAATCTAAATTTGACATACATACTGAATACGCACCACCATAATGATCACACTAATGGAAATGCAGAGTTGAAAGAAAGGTATGGGGCAAAG GTAATTGGTTCTGATGTAGACAAGGAAAGAATTCCTGGTATTGATATTTATTTGAGTGATGGAGATAAGTGGATGTTTGCTGGTCATGAGGTGCATATAATGGCCACTCCTGGTGTCACCCGAG GCCATATAAGCTTCCACTTTCCTGGATCTGGTGCAATTTTTACAGGAGACACCTTGTTCAGTTTATCATGTGGCAAGATCTATGAAGGAACCCCAGAACAG ATGCTGTCTTCTCTTAAAAAGATCATGTCATTGTCAGATGATACCAGTATATATTGTGGTCATGAATATACATTG AATAATTCAAAGTTTGCATTGTCCATAGATCCTGAAAACAAGGAACTTCAATCTTATGCTTCACATGTAGCTCACCTTAGAAATAAAGGCTTGCCCACG GTTCCAACTACACTGAAGCTGGAAAAGGCTTGCAATCCATTCCTTCGCACCTGGAACACAGAAATCCGGCAAAAACTAAACGTTGCAGCCACTGCAGACGATGCAGAAGCCCTTGGTGTTATTCGACAAGCAGAGgataaattttag